A single region of the Pyricularia oryzae 70-15 chromosome 4, whole genome shotgun sequence genome encodes:
- a CDS encoding phosphate:H+ symporter: MASEGVVTTPDAERIAAVKANNLTAGGNAAFKNFNNQFAHIDDRAERRRLALAEIDRAPFGWYHVRTICIAGIGFMTDSYDIFAVGLITSLLGIVYFNGKISSQDDTAIKVATSCGTVVGQVGFGVIADWIGRKKIYGVELIIIIVTTLIQALSSNSPAVSIIGLLVFWRILMGIGIGGDYPLSATITSEFATTKWRGFMMNAVFAMQGIGQLCAALVLLVLSAAFKSQLELASSPATCSTTGACLTAVDRMWRLIIGFGAIPGCIALYFRLTIPETPRYTFDVENDADTARGALKSDANATTAVTESPEEETASRAEFMRHYKQWKNLKVLLGCALSWFFLDIAFYGLGLNNPIILNAIGWSGGSNMYQVLYNTAVGNLVLVLAGAVPGYWVSAGLIDTVGRKPIQLFGFFALTLIFFVIGFKFWDLTGNELLALYTIAQFFFNCGPNSTTFIIPGEVFPTRYRSTSHGISAASGKMGAIIAQVVFGPLKDIGANPTLAKTDPKWAAPWLNHIMQIFACIMALGFFTTLLLPETARKTLEELGGTDATIGHSVSDVVEEKSSSPEFRSTSSDDRAASEHRADA; encoded by the exons ATGGCATCCGAGGGCGTCGTCACAACTCCTGATGCTGAGCGCATCGCAGCAGTCAAGGCCAACAACTTGACTGCTGGCGGCAACGCGGCCTTCAAGAACTTCAACAACCAGTTTGCCCACATCGACGACCGGGCCGAGCGTCGCCGACTGGCTCTTGCAGAGATTGACCGTGCACCATTTGGGTGGTACCATGTCAGGACTATCTGCATCGCAGGTATAGGTTTCATGACCGACTCG TACGACATTTTTGCTGTCGGTCTGATTACAAGTCTCCTTGGCATTGTCTACTTCAACGGCAAGATCTCAAGCCAGGATGACACAGCCATCAAAGTCGCTACCTCTTGCGGAACTGTTGTTGGCCAGGTCGGATTTGGAGTCATTGCAGACTGGATCGGACGAAAGAAGATATATGGTGTTGAGCTTATCATCATTATCGTAACCACTCTGATCCAGGCCTTGTCCTCCAACTCTCCGGCTGTTTCCATCATCGGCCTCTTGGTTTTCTGGCGTATCCTCATG GGCATCGGCATTGGTGGAGACTACCCCCTATCGGCTACGATCACTTCCGAGTTTGCGACCACCAAGTGGCGCGGCTTCATGATGAACGCCGTGTTTGCCATGCAAGGCATTGGTCAGCTTTGCGCTGCCCTGGTTCTGCTCGTCCTCTCGGCGGCATTCAAATCGCAGCTTGAACTGGCCTCTAGCCCGGCCACTTGTTCAACGACAGGTGCTTGCCTTACTGCTGTTGACAGGATGTGGAGGCTTATCATTGGCTTTGGCGCTATTCCTGGTTGCATCGCTCTCTATTTCCGCTTGACAATACCCGAGACCCCACGGTATACTTTTGACGTCGAGAACGACGCAGACACCGCCAGGGGGGCGCTCAAGTCTGACGCCAACGCCACTACCGCTGTCACTGAGAGCCCCGAGGAGGAGACAGCTTCGCGAGCAGAGTTCATGAGGCACTACAAGCAGTGGAAGAACCTGAAAGTCCTTCTCGGCTGTGCCTTGTCCTGGTTTTTCTTG GACATTGCATTCTACGGACTTGGTCTCAACAACCCCATTATTCTGAACGCGATCGGCTGGTCAGGCGGCAGCAACATGTACCAGGTCCTTTACAACACTGCCGTTGGCAACCTCGTTCTCGTTCTCGCCGGTGCCGTCCCCGGATATTGGGTATCGGCCGGGCTCATTGACACTGTCGGACGCAAACCTATCCAGCTTTTTGGATTCTTTGCCCTGACACTTATCTTCTTCGTCATTGGCTTCAAGTTCTGGGACCTCACCggcaacgagcttttggctCTCTACACCATCGCCCAGTTCTTCTTCAACTGCGGACCCAACAGCACCACCTTTATCATCCCAGGCGAAGTCTTCCCGACACGCTACCGATCCACTAGTCACGGCATTTCAGCAGCATCTGGCAAAATGGGTGCCATCATTGCACAAGTCGTATTTGGACCTTTGAAGGACATTGGTGCCAACCCGACCCTTGCCAAGACGGACCCGAAGTGGGCTGCCCCGTGGCTCAACCACATCATGCAGATCTTTGCCTGCATCATGGCTCTGGGCTTCTTCACGACCCTTCTGCTTCCAGAGACGGCGAGGAAAACCCTTGAAGAGCTCGGGGGCACAGATGCTACCATCGGCCATTCAGTTTCCGACGTGGTTGAGGAGAAATCAAGCTCTCCGGAATTTAGGAGCACCAGCTCGGACGATAGGGCTGCCTCTGAGCATCGTGCTGACGCGTAA